A stretch of Flavobacterium sp. N1994 DNA encodes these proteins:
- a CDS encoding DUF5687 family protein encodes MFKHFIKLEWKAFFRSASFATNLALKIVMGFVAAYFMVIFVAAGVGVFFLLKEDLHMEPLATVNKYLIYYLFGDLVIRYFFQKMPVTNIRPLLTLPIKRNTIVHFSLGKTIISFFNVLHVFFFLPFTIVLFTHGYGYQVIFWHLGIAGLIYTNNFVNVLINNKDSVFYSLLAVVVALGAAQYCHVFDITNYTQPFFQALYSTNYLFLLPLFLAALTYYFAFDSFKRDLNLDTGLAKKSDEAKTENLTWLNQFGTLGTFLKNDIKLLKRNKRSRTTVFMSFLFIFYGLLFFTNSVEAYNNPAMHVFAGIFVSGGFLFTFGQFVPSWDSSYYQLMMSQNISYRQYLTSKWWLMVIATIISTIIASFYLYFGWQTYMLIVVGAIYNIGVNSHLVLLGGAFVKTPIDLTMANKAFGDKQAFNVKTMLISIPKLLVPMILYAAGYYLFSANVGFLLVALAGVLGFALRDKVFSKIEKIYKTEKYATIAAYKQKN; translated from the coding sequence ATGTTCAAACACTTTATCAAGCTAGAATGGAAAGCTTTTTTCCGATCGGCTTCGTTCGCCACTAATTTGGCTTTAAAAATTGTAATGGGTTTTGTGGCAGCCTATTTTATGGTCATTTTTGTGGCAGCTGGAGTTGGCGTTTTCTTTTTGTTGAAAGAAGACCTCCACATGGAACCTCTGGCAACCGTCAACAAGTATCTGATTTATTATCTGTTTGGCGACTTAGTGATTCGTTATTTTTTCCAAAAAATGCCGGTTACGAATATTCGACCTCTATTGACTTTGCCCATTAAAAGAAACACGATTGTTCATTTTTCTTTAGGGAAAACCATCATTTCTTTTTTCAATGTCCTGCATGTTTTCTTCTTTTTGCCTTTTACCATTGTATTGTTCACTCATGGGTATGGCTATCAAGTTATTTTTTGGCATTTGGGAATTGCGGGATTGATTTACACTAATAATTTTGTCAATGTTTTAATCAACAACAAAGACAGTGTTTTTTATAGCTTGTTGGCGGTTGTTGTAGCTTTGGGGGCGGCCCAATATTGTCATGTTTTTGATATTACCAACTACACACAACCCTTCTTTCAAGCATTATACAGCACCAATTATTTGTTTTTATTGCCTTTGTTTTTAGCTGCGTTGACTTATTATTTTGCTTTTGATAGTTTTAAAAGAGATTTAAATCTGGATACTGGTTTGGCTAAAAAGAGTGATGAAGCTAAAACCGAAAACCTTACATGGTTGAATCAGTTTGGTACACTAGGAACCTTCCTTAAAAATGACATCAAACTTTTGAAAAGAAACAAACGCTCTAGAACTACCGTTTTTATGAGTTTTCTTTTCATTTTTTATGGATTATTATTCTTTACTAACTCGGTTGAAGCTTATAACAATCCGGCGATGCACGTGTTTGCGGGTATTTTTGTTTCGGGTGGATTTTTATTCACGTTTGGACAATTTGTACCGAGTTGGGACAGTTCGTATTATCAATTGATGATGAGTCAAAATATCAGTTACCGACAATATCTAACTTCAAAATGGTGGCTGATGGTTATTGCGACTATCATCTCTACCATTATTGCTTCCTTTTATTTGTATTTCGGATGGCAAACTTATATGCTAATTGTGGTGGGTGCTATTTATAATATTGGGGTTAACTCGCATTTGGTGTTGCTTGGTGGAGCTTTTGTTAAGACTCCGATAGATTTGACTATGGCTAATAAAGCTTTTGGCGATAAGCAAGCATTTAATGTGAAAACGATGCTGATTTCAATTCCAAAACTACTAGTTCCAATGATTTTATATGCAGCAGGGTATTATTTGTTTTCAGCTAATGTTGGATTTCTTTTGGTGGCTTTGGCCGGAGTGTTAGGCTTTGCTTTAAGAGACAAAGTGTTTTCTAAAATTGAGAAAATCTACAAGACCGAAAAATATGCTACAATAGCGGCTTACAAACAAAAAAATTAA
- a CDS encoding ABC transporter ATP-binding protein: MIQVTNLTKRYNLNATVLNINNLEIPKGQSFGLVGNNGAGKTTFFSLLLDLIQPSSGHIINNDVQVNTSEAWKPFTAAFIDESFLIGYLTAEEYFYFIGDLRGQNKADVDALLEKHNEFFNGEILNSKKYLRDLSKGNMKKVGIIAALIGNPQVIILDEPFANLDPTTVNRLKKIIKELADNPEVTVLVSSHDLVHTVEVCNRIVALHLGEVVKDIQTSPETLKELEAFFAV, encoded by the coding sequence ATGATACAAGTTACTAATTTAACCAAAAGATATAATTTAAACGCAACGGTTTTAAACATCAACAATCTTGAAATTCCAAAAGGACAAAGCTTTGGATTAGTGGGGAATAACGGGGCTGGGAAAACTACTTTTTTCAGTTTATTATTAGATTTAATTCAGCCAAGTTCTGGGCATATCATTAACAACGATGTTCAAGTAAATACAAGCGAGGCATGGAAACCCTTTACGGCTGCCTTTATTGATGAGAGTTTTTTGATTGGTTATTTAACGGCTGAAGAATACTTTTATTTCATAGGCGATTTAAGAGGTCAGAACAAAGCCGATGTCGATGCTTTATTGGAGAAACACAATGAGTTTTTTAACGGAGAAATTTTAAACAGCAAGAAATACTTAAGAGATTTATCCAAAGGGAATATGAAAAAAGTGGGGATTATAGCCGCTTTGATTGGAAATCCTCAGGTTATTATTTTAGACGAACCGTTTGCTAATTTAGACCCCACCACAGTAAATCGATTAAAGAAGATTATTAAAGAATTAGCGGATAACCCGGAAGTAACGGTTTTGGTTTCTTCCCACGATTTGGTGCACACGGTTGAGGTTTGTAATAGGATAGTGGCACTTCATTTAGGAGAAGTAGTGAAAGACATTCAAACATCACCAGAAACTTTGAAAGAATTGGAAGCCTTTTTTGCAGTGTAG
- a CDS encoding tetratricopeptide repeat protein produces the protein MKTNTIKNIVYLVLVLLFIACSTKRNTFLSRNSHALSTKDNILYNGGIAIDKGIAEVKSQYNDNFWEILPVERMQITEDNLAPGNTKNANFDRAETKATKAIQKHSMNIQGSEKNPQMDEAYLMLGKARYYDQRFVPALDAFNYVLNKSPKSDKIYIVKIWREKTNMRLDNDALAVNNLRKLLKEIKFKDQVFADANATLAQAFINLQEKDSAVAKLKIAKKFTKLKEEESRYNYILGQLYEQLGYKDSAYASYQSVIDMHRKAARQYVIHAHARQASQFDYQKGDTIAFLKKYDDLLKDRENRPFLDVLHHQLAIFREKTNNRALAVKEYNKSIRKKSSDTYLLASNFRNLADIYFIESKFVTAGKYYDSTLVQLKPRTREYNLIKKKRENLDDVIKYEGIAQANDSIITLYNMSSSEKTAYFDKYIVKLKKEEEEKQKVADKAAQIKENQERNAGGGNAGDINSKDGVSSTTSNSKSATNGKNDIASAADGSFYFYNPTTVAFGKTEFTKIWGKRTLQDNWRVASLNDKINSKDKDSETTDSEKDKDAKDTKEVEERFTPDFYINQIPNSQTVIDSLGKERNFANYQLGVIYKEKFKEYQLAINRFEKVLGGNPEERLVLPSMYNLYKLYEILDKEKAEAMKASIINQYPDSRYAQILKNPSGEIQESSDSPIGVYQNIYKQYQKGDYKAVLTATNNAIDKFAGDEIVPKFELLKANLTGKLNGLADYKTALNYVALNYPNVEEGKRAEKMIAVDLPKLEALQLSKDNSKNWKVLYSTKDFEDAPTKTLRDKIQKFITDRNLTKLSVSLDIYTMTDNFVVIHGMTSEDLANGVATVLKEFKEYKVQQTPIIISTENYTVVQIKKNLADYLSGNIPANATKPNWDGTVEKATQPQQPKPPVQNNNNSEQTEQSKAQDIKNGAKMKDNPSGGEQFDPPPSPGGFEKSDKKG, from the coding sequence TTGAAAACCAATACAATTAAAAATATCGTTTACTTGGTATTAGTGCTTTTATTTATAGCATGTTCGACCAAAAGAAACACCTTCCTTTCCAGAAATTCACATGCCTTAAGCACTAAAGACAACATATTGTATAATGGTGGAATCGCTATAGATAAAGGAATAGCTGAGGTAAAAAGTCAATATAATGATAACTTTTGGGAAATCCTTCCAGTAGAAAGAATGCAAATCACTGAGGATAACCTTGCACCGGGCAATACTAAAAATGCCAATTTTGATAGAGCAGAAACCAAAGCTACTAAAGCCATTCAAAAGCACTCTATGAACATTCAGGGTTCTGAAAAAAACCCACAAATGGATGAAGCGTACTTAATGCTTGGGAAGGCGAGGTATTATGATCAAAGATTTGTGCCAGCATTAGACGCATTCAATTATGTGTTAAATAAATCTCCAAAAAGCGATAAGATTTATATCGTAAAAATTTGGAGAGAAAAAACCAACATGCGATTAGATAATGATGCTTTGGCGGTAAATAACCTTAGAAAATTATTAAAGGAAATCAAATTTAAAGATCAAGTTTTTGCCGATGCCAATGCAACTTTAGCACAAGCTTTCATTAATCTACAAGAAAAGGACAGTGCTGTAGCCAAACTTAAAATAGCCAAAAAATTTACTAAGTTGAAAGAGGAAGAATCTCGATACAATTATATTTTAGGACAATTGTATGAACAACTAGGATACAAAGACAGTGCTTATGCTAGTTATCAATCGGTCATTGACATGCATAGAAAAGCAGCAAGACAATATGTTATCCACGCTCATGCTAGACAAGCTAGTCAATTTGACTATCAAAAAGGAGATACGATTGCGTTTTTAAAAAAATATGATGACTTGTTGAAAGATAGAGAAAACAGACCTTTTTTAGATGTATTGCATCACCAGCTGGCTATATTTCGTGAAAAAACAAACAACAGAGCATTAGCTGTAAAAGAATACAATAAATCCATAAGAAAGAAATCATCCGACACTTATCTTCTAGCGTCCAATTTCAGAAACTTAGCAGACATCTATTTTATAGAATCAAAATTTGTTACTGCGGGAAAATATTATGACAGTACTTTGGTTCAATTAAAACCAAGAACTCGGGAGTATAATTTGATTAAAAAGAAAAGAGAAAACTTAGATGATGTTATAAAATATGAAGGAATAGCTCAAGCGAATGATAGTATTATTACGCTTTATAACATGTCAAGTTCTGAAAAAACAGCCTACTTTGATAAGTATATCGTAAAACTTAAAAAAGAAGAAGAAGAAAAACAAAAAGTAGCTGACAAAGCGGCCCAAATCAAAGAAAACCAAGAAAGAAATGCAGGCGGCGGCAATGCAGGGGATATCAATTCTAAAGATGGCGTATCTTCAACTACTAGTAACTCTAAATCGGCGACTAATGGTAAAAACGATATAGCTTCTGCAGCAGATGGTTCTTTTTACTTTTATAATCCAACTACGGTTGCTTTTGGTAAAACAGAATTTACTAAAATTTGGGGCAAAAGAACGTTGCAAGATAATTGGAGAGTAGCCTCCCTAAACGACAAAATTAATAGTAAAGACAAAGATTCAGAAACAACAGATTCGGAAAAAGATAAAGATGCCAAAGACACTAAAGAGGTTGAGGAAAGATTTACACCTGATTTTTATATAAATCAAATCCCTAATTCACAAACCGTTATAGATAGTTTGGGTAAAGAAAGAAACTTTGCTAATTATCAACTGGGGGTTATTTATAAAGAAAAATTCAAAGAATATCAGTTAGCCATTAACCGATTTGAAAAAGTATTAGGAGGAAATCCTGAAGAAAGATTGGTCTTGCCATCCATGTATAATTTGTATAAGCTTTATGAGATTTTAGATAAAGAGAAAGCTGAAGCAATGAAAGCAAGTATCATCAATCAATATCCAGATTCTAGATATGCTCAAATTTTAAAAAACCCATCAGGCGAAATTCAAGAGTCTAGCGATTCTCCTATTGGAGTGTATCAGAACATTTATAAACAGTATCAAAAAGGCGATTATAAAGCGGTTTTAACAGCTACAAACAATGCCATTGACAAATTTGCTGGTGACGAAATTGTACCTAAATTCGAATTATTAAAAGCTAATTTAACTGGTAAATTGAATGGTCTTGCTGATTATAAAACAGCGTTAAATTATGTTGCCTTGAATTATCCTAATGTTGAGGAAGGGAAAAGAGCTGAAAAAATGATTGCGGTTGATTTGCCAAAACTAGAAGCCTTGCAATTGTCTAAGGACAATTCAAAAAATTGGAAAGTACTTTATAGTACTAAAGATTTTGAAGACGCACCCACAAAAACGCTTCGTGATAAAATCCAAAAATTCATTACCGATAGAAATTTAACTAAGCTCTCTGTTTCTTTGGATATATACACTATGACTGATAATTTTGTAGTAATACATGGTATGACTTCAGAAGATTTGGCCAATGGAGTAGCTACAGTTTTAAAAGAATTTAAAGAGTATAAAGTGCAACAAACACCAATAATTATCTCTACTGAAAATTATACGGTGGTACAAATAAAAAAGAATTTAGCGGATTATTTATCCGGAAATATACCAGCTAATGCAACGAAACCAAATTGGGACGGAACGGTAGAAAAAGCTACGCAACCACAGCAACCAAAACCACCAGTACAAAACAATAATAACTCAGAGCAAACAGAGCAATCTAAAGCCCAAGATATAAAAAATGGTGCGAAAATGAAAGATAATCCATCTGGAGGTGAACAATTTGACCCACCACCTTCACCAGGAGGTTTTGAAAAATCGGATAAAAAAGGATAG
- a CDS encoding bactofilin family protein yields the protein MFEKSPKSYTDLLGKTNRIVEGTSIHGDIISPADFRLDGHLIGNFQSKGKIVIGPAGSVKGDIICKNADIEGKFEGKIQVQEILNIKSKASIHGEVVCGKLSVEPGAEFSASCIMRPHVKNMITDGKSTEEQTAS from the coding sequence ATGTTTGAGAAAAGTCCAAAATCGTATACAGATCTTTTAGGTAAAACCAATAGAATTGTAGAAGGAACTTCTATACATGGAGATATCATTTCTCCAGCTGATTTTCGTTTGGACGGCCATTTGATAGGCAATTTTCAATCCAAAGGAAAAATTGTTATCGGACCTGCGGGAAGTGTAAAAGGAGATATCATATGTAAAAATGCCGACATCGAGGGTAAGTTCGAAGGTAAAATTCAAGTCCAAGAAATTCTTAATATAAAATCCAAAGCCAGTATTCATGGTGAGGTAGTTTGTGGAAAACTTTCGGTTGAACCTGGAGCAGAGTTTAGCGCTTCCTGTATAATGAGACCTCACGTAAAAAACATGATTACCGATGGAAAATCAACAGAAGAACAAACAGCGTCGTAA
- a CDS encoding AtpZ/AtpI family protein, which yields MENQQKNKQRRNKWLALINIPIQMGVIVFLFSQLGQWLDGKYHNQHNIYVKILTLVGVAIAFYNIARQLKEINKSE from the coding sequence ATGGAAAATCAACAGAAGAACAAACAGCGTCGTAATAAATGGCTAGCACTCATTAACATTCCCATTCAAATGGGTGTTATTGTTTTTTTGTTTTCTCAATTGGGCCAGTGGCTTGATGGCAAATATCATAACCAACATAATATCTATGTCAAGATACTAACTTTAGTTGGTGTGGCTATTGCTTTTTATAACATAGCTCGCCAATTAAAAGAAATTAACAAATCAGAATAA